Genomic window (Patescibacteria group bacterium):
GGATTTGTGGGTGAATCTTCCACTAACTTCAATAATAACAATCCCGCTTAGCCCCAATAGAACTCCCGTGGAGCAGGACGGAGCAAATCCAAGTATTTTATGAAATATTCAGGTTAGAAAAACCAGGTTGAACGGTGTACGTGAAAACCACCTGGAAATCTTCAACCATCTTCCTCCGGTTTTATTACAAAAAACGCTGTATATGTCCAGAAAATCAGAGCAACGGGTAATATATGCAGCGGATAACTCACCAAGCCCTGCATTAATATCATTCCAACGCTGCACAACGCCGCAGTAAAAAACATCCTGTCAAACTCAGAAGGAATCAACGGTATCTTTCTAATTAAAAGAAGAACTGAAACGGCAAATAGAACAAAAAATAATACACTAAAAATGCCGGATTCTGCCCACAGGTGCAAGAACTCATTGTGAGCATGATTCTTGATGTTTTTGAAGACTTCCGGCGGGTATTTATTCAGGAAGTCTTGATCAGTGCGTAAGATATCTCTTGTCCGGATAAAGTTTTTCTCATACGTCCCTAACCCGGTTCCGAGTATGGGAGCTTGTTTGATAATGCTCAGTGTTATATGCCAGATATATACCCGCTCCCTTATGGAAAAGTCTCTCGTGGTACCGGGTCTCATCATCTCCGCAGATGACGCTATTCTATCTGCAACTGAAACGGACTGATGGTGCCGGAGTGGATTCGGGACGGAATACACATTTATGATTACCAGGAATAACAAAAGTAACGACGTCAACCAGTAT
Coding sequences:
- a CDS encoding O-antigen ligase family protein, with the protein product MKNLPRMLSTESKSFLSSKVMLFLLLFLLSVLVSILFSPDIRTGLFEYSILLLIIVLPLIAVKAIKRIHLQKSLISLFVISSAILSLWGIAEYYGIASFQTNPEFGSRVVTAFSNPNHYASFLSATFLPILIYFIWTKNKKVKYLFLVLLCLVFTNILYAGSRGVYISLFFATVVLMFVMFKYTYGLIKSNKYWLTSLLLLFLVIINVYSVPNPLRHHQSVSVADRIASSAEMMRPGTTRDFSIRERVYIWHITLSIIKQAPILGTGLGTYEKNFIRTRDILRTDQDFLNKYPPEVFKNIKNHAHNEFLHLWAESGIFSVLFFVLFAVSVLLLIRKIPLIPSEFDRMFFTAALCSVGMILMQGLVSYPLHILPVALIFWTYTAFFVIKPEEDG